Genomic DNA from Chaetodon auriga isolate fChaAug3 chromosome 13, fChaAug3.hap1, whole genome shotgun sequence:
GGTCATATAGGACAataattttggttttggacaGTCACAAAAATATTCAGGCTATGATAATAAAATCCGAAAAGTTCTCCAAAagaaaagtaatggaaaaatACACTatacaaaaatataacaaagctATAAAAGTCACTGCAAAACAGGGAAAAacggaagaaaaaaaaaaagactttttggGAAAAATATTCCCATGCAATGTAAGGTTGCTCTCTCGCATTCATTTTTagggtggattttttttttttttttttttttgtgcagcgCATTCCCCACCCATGGGCGCAGGTGTGCATACCTGTCTTTTGGAAGTGTCAAACGCGGAAGTATTCCTACAAGATTCCCTCCACCACTGTTGCTGCGTGCggtttgtttacttttcatccGAAATAAGGACAAAAGTCCTAAATCTGTTCAGGCAGTCGAGCTTAAACAGCTCTTTTGGAGGTCAGGAACAAGATTCCAGCGGAAGCCCGACCCGATGGCATCCGCCGGACAGATGTATCCGAGCGGCGCGGCGGAGGGAGCGGGGCCCGGGGAGAGTCTGGCCGTCCCCGGCAGCTCAGAGAGGCTGAACTCCTCCGCTGTCAATCGGATACTGATGGAGTTCTTAATGTACTTTGGCCGAGCCGTGTTCGTCTTTTATCCCGTGTATCTGACCGGATACCTGGGCCTCAGTGTCAGCTGGGTGCTGCTGTGCATGATGATGGTCACCTGGTGGAAGAAGAATCGCCAGTGGAAGGACGTCCGGATCGGAACCGCCATCGATTTTGTGGACAACGAAACACATGTGGTCAACAAGGAGCTGCGAAGTGCCTTACAGATGGCATCGTGGGTATGTATGGTGTTAATATGTGCCATCACAGACTTCTGCTGTTCGTTTCTGAGCATCTTCACTGAGGCAGTAGGTACTGACTGCCTTGCTTAAGGGCAGCAAAGGGATTGAACCGAGAGCACTCCAGTCTTTGAAGGCCCAAcgtcaaacctgttttttgctgtgttttttggagTCACTAATGTCACTGCTAGTCAGACAAAGTAACTCCAACTATGCAGCCAAACAGCATCCTGAGACAAGTCCCATCACACTGAACACGCTCTCTGTCACTTCGACCGAAATCCACTGTATTTGCATGACAGCCTGAACCTCCCGTTGTCAGGGATGGGCACAGCCGGCCAAACGTGCTGTCATGTTGCAGGACACATTTGGATACACCACACccactgcagcagtgactcATGGGAGCTGAGAAGGGAGATGGGTTCTTCTAATGTCAGAGGAATGTCATGTACGCACAGTGAATGTGAAATCAGATTGCATTGTAATGGAGTGGGCAGTTCGTGTCTTGCAACTAAGCTGTAACAGAAATCCATGTTAAGATGTGCAGATGTATGATTTCCACCTGGTGTAAAACAGTTTTACCCCCTTTACAGGTCTTGCAGAAGTGCACTCCCTCTTTAGCAGAACTCACTGATGGTGCTGCAACAGGATTTTATTCtcataatgcattttaaatttgCATGATGGACAATTAATAATGACTGAAGTGATGAGGTCTTTCATCACCAACACCGTGCATGCCTTTCACTTCGCCTCACGaccatatttttattttcaaaggtGCACTTTCCTGATGTTGAGAAAGTCGACTGGGTTAACAAGGTACAGTATCAAAATAAAGgtcttaattaattaatcttCTTACCTCTTTCTGGTTATATGGGAttctgaggtgtgtgtatgtgtttttttttcgtATGTTCAGGTGTTGGAGCAGGCCTGGCCTTTCTTTGGGATGTACATGGAGAAGCTCCTCAAAGAAAGCATCCAGCCGACTGTGAGGCTCTCCAGCCCTGCGctcaaaatgttcactttcacCAAGGTCCACTTTGGTCACATAGTGAGTTTGTATTCAGTTTGCATCCACTTGTCCTCCATTACTCCTACTTTTAAAGCCAGTAACCAAATATTTTACTGTTCCATAAAGCAGAACACAGCCCTGTGATTTGCATTGTGCAGAAATGATGCCTTCACACctgtttctgataaactgagAGTGTCGCATCGCATTAAAGATGGTTGAGGAGGTTCCTTTAAAGTGTTTCCCTGATTCCAGCCTCTCAGGATCACTGGAATGAAAGCGTACACACATGAAGTGGATCAGCGGGAGGTGGTCCTGGACTTGAACATATGGTTGGTTCGACATTGCAGAAGTGTGTTCTGTATTCTGTAAACTCTGAACAAGAGCCCTGTTCAGCTCTCTTCCTTTTGCAGTTACGAAGGTGATGTGGACATCGACGCTGTGGTGAaggagccaatcacagctgggGTCAAAGGACTTAAAGTGGGCAACTCATTTTTCGGTATTCTCTGCATTAccctcatcgtcatcatcgttGTCTGTGTTTACTAGCGGTGTAAAAACTGTCCTGAATCTTGCAGCTCAAGGGGATGCTCAGGGTCATTTTAGAGCCGCTTATTGGCCAAGCACCGCTGGTTGGAGGCGTCACCTTTTTTTTCATTCGCCGCCCCGTGAGTGGAGATTTTCATTACCTCACTGTCATCGATTCAACTGTGTGATTAGCCAAGTTTAAAACGATCTTTTTCAGACCCTAGAAATCAACTGGACCGGCATGACCAACCTCTTGGACAGCCCCGCCTTCAGGTGAACCCTCAGACCATAACTGTGCCGGTGCTGTCTCACTGGACTAAACAGATTGCGAATGGTCACCCACACATTTTGCTGTGTAGCTGTCCGGTTGTCTCACCTCGTCTGTCCCCTTCCAGTTCGCTGTCTGAGGAGACCATCATGGACATCATCGCCTCGCTCATGGTGCTGCCAAACCGCATGTGCGTGCCGCTCATAGACCAGGTCAAAGTGGACCAGATGAGGTTCCCGCTCCCTCGTGTATGTCAGATACACTTAATGTGTTCATCTTCTCACCTTCATTCactcacatttttaaatgttttaggATTAAAGCCCCCTCCCACAATAACAACTGGATGCATGTTTTGAATATGTGGGTCAAGATTTAGTCTTGTTGGCTGACTCCTGCTTTCCTTGTCTGCTCCTCAGGGTGTGGTGAGGGTCCACCTGCTGGAGGCCAGAGACCTGGTGGCTAAGGACACGTACATGATGGGTTTAGTGAAAGGAAAGTCAGACCCCTATGCGACAGTCAGAGTCGGCAACCGGCATTTCAAAAGCAAGGTCGTCAAAGAGAATCTGCACCCCAGGTGGAACGAAGTGTATGAGGTAGAGTAAACTTTTGCTAATTTGCATGCTGTGCTTTGCACTGAAGAGCAAAGGCACATTACTGCAACTTATTGTTTAAAGCCGAGTTTGTCCCCAGCATGCGGCAATTCTCGTTTTAggttttcagcatttttgtcaTCTGACATCCCTCTTCTGCTTGCAATCTGCCAAATCCTTCCTTTAAATGCTTGACTTTCCCACTTTCCATAACATCcaccttttcttcatctgtgtgcagtttgtcGTCCACGAGGCCCCAGGGCaagagctggaggtggagctaTTTGATGAGGACACAGACAAAGATGACTTCATTGGAAGGTAAGAAACTAATAACAGCACAGACAAGTGGAGTTAATGCTCTTTGGACCacctgtgttgtgtttacttcACTGTACACAAGTAATGTAAGTTTAACTTATTGTCCCTTCATGGCGctacacaacaaaacacaaagaaaggaatTTAAATGGCAGACTCTCATTACTGCCATTAGTCCCTTGATAACTATTTATCACATTATTATGATTATTGGCATTTATATGCAGGTTCGGTGTGCTATATTTGAAAAATGCCTTAACAGTAATTATGATTATTTGGTTGAAAATATGCAGCACAGCACCTTGTACAAACACGTTTTTAGGGAAGACAGCTGAGTGGTGATGTGGGCTGGTGAGAAATGTGAGTACATGTGGTATCAAAATACATTAGCTTGAAATGCTTTTCACTCGTCAGTGTAATCGTTTTTGATTATCACCGTAGTTATCACCTCGATTTGGGAGAagtgaagagggagaaagaaatggaCCAGGTGAGCTTTTATTTAACGGTGTGGACACGCTAATTTGTGCTTAAGAACAGTTTTATCACTGCAGAGGGAAAAAGCAGCACTCACAGTGGAAAAAGCTTTTGAATGCTAATGCCAGTGTTCAGTTTGAATAAAGTTTCATGATGTGTTGATTAATGAATCCCCTCACTGTTGTAGTGGTTTACTCTGGAAGGGGTCCAGAACGGAGAAGTCCACCTCAAACTCCAGTGGTTTTCTCTCAAGTCAGACCCCAGCCTGCTGATGGAGGTAACCTCGTTGTTGCGTGTAttactttattttcattaacatttGCATTCACTATCATCAGGCTCTTGTTCTGCTTGTTGAGTTATGGGCCAGCAGTGAGTCAGTCGTGTAAATCGTGCGTTGCTCTCTTTCAGACATCCAGCGGCCATGCTTGCGCCATGCTTGCTCTGTATCTGGACAATGCGTCAAACCTACCAGTAAGTGGCATCTGAGAGGGACTTCTCTCcagatgcaaaatgaaaagataaatgCACCGCTGTGTTTTCTCGTGTTTGTCTCCAGAGAGACCACAAGGAGATCGACGAGCACCACAGACATGGGAAGCCCTCGAAGGAGGCTCGAGTAAGATGAGAGCTTTTTTAAGCTTATCGCACTGCTGCAAAAAAGACAGTCAAGaaggatacagaataaaaaaagaataacagCATTACATAAACAATATCATTATCACTGCATGCTTGCTTTTTCACCTGTCCACTTACTTACATTGGTCCTATGGCCCATGTACTCTATGTGatttcattaattaattccCATTTGTTTCCGTCAGATCAATTGAAATCTTGACCGTCCTGTTCCTAAAACATTAGCCTGCACTTGATTTAATGCAAGTATGTGGAGACACTCAGTCCAGAGCTCTCTGGTATGCAGACGCCCAACCCCTGTTCCCACAGAAGCTTTTTTTCTCTCGACAGAAGATTGTTTGCTGGCATCAGAGTGAAAGAAATATGTGATAGAAAATCTTTGAGGATTAAATCAGGCAGTAATGTATCGTCTTTACTGCCTTCCAGTTCAGTTCTTTTGCATCTTGATGTCAAACAAGAGCCTCAGTGGGATCAGGTGTGTGCTGTTAGTGCTCCAGGTGTACTCGTCCCTCAGCACAGCTGGTATTTCCCGTTTGTCTGGTGAATGCCTGTCATTTTATGTGGGTGTGTTATTACCAGTACGCGTTGAAGTTGCCAGATTTCTTCCTGAATCTGAGGCTTGTTCAGTGTCAGTTTCCCAGcataaagaaacacagagacgtGTTGAGAGAACATTGAAGACACACTGAAGTGACTTTGTTGAGACAGTTAATCAATATAATATATATCAGATTATATCTGTAGTCATAGATCTCTGTAAAGGTAATGAAGGTTGATTTCTTAAGATTTTAAGATCGCTGTGAAGGACAAATCAGTCAATGCCACAGAGGTCAGAGATCactttacagtttctgtgacaaacaTTTTACCccctcaacaaacacacactgttataGACCCCTCTACCAATGTCATTGTCATTGCTGCCgttgttttgctgctgaagGCCCTTTGCTGGTGGTTGTGtcaaaacacagtcacaaagGGAAAAACAACACTCAATTCTCTCATGTTGACATGTCAGCATTCTGACCGTGTGTCGAAGCAAACACAGTTGAGAAACAGTACAAAAGTACCATTTTTTAACTCCACAGTCTCAGCCAAAATCCTGAGTTTAGTGCAGGATCAACTGTATCAGTGTCTGCGTTTGTCCCTTCCTCCTTGGACTGTCGTTACAGTGACAGTCAGACCTGCTCAGGCTGGCATGCTGGCTGTAGCTACCACCTGTAGCATTCACATTCTTCTTGCACTTCTCTGTTTTTTGCCAGCATAAACATCTGTATTTTGTGTTGCAGAGGGTGtggtgtgtctgcagtgcattAGGGAGTGGAACTTTCTCAATGCAACAGGCTGCCTGCACACAAACTTCCAATGTTAGCTTGTTGCTTGAGGCCTTTTGTAATAAGTGAAAGCATAATTTTAATAAATCACTGATTTGTTTTCAGCTCACAAAGAGAACTGCTGCTCCGAACTCCTTTGTTGAATTTGCAGTTGATGAAGAAGTTCAGAAAAGCAAGGTACAGCTCTCACTTTATTATGTTAATGCACCATTTTCTCTTTAACTCAATAATCTGTGAAGTCATATCTGTAATGAGTGTTTGTACGTGTATTTCAGCACTGTACAAGAGAGCAGACATGTCACTGTCAGACTGTGAGAATTGTCATGGCTGTGGCTGtgttccttctctttctgtagGTTGTGTATGCATCTAAAGACCCGGTGTGGGAGGAGGGCTTTACCTTCTTTGTGCATGATATCAGTACACAGCAACTCACGGTTCAGGTTTGTGGGTTAATGATATACACACCATACATTTCTCTGCTCATCTTGATACAGTATTTTACTGAAAAACttgtgtttcttcatgtttgTAATAATTACTGTTGAAAATCTCAGAAGTCTAAATGAAAGTTGATTTCTTTTAGTTCATTCCCATATTTTTCTGACTTAATTGCAAATTGGCAAATGTCACAATATATGTGTGACTGCTTGGACTCCCAAGACAGTCTGAGCATGAGTTCACTGGTGACAAACACGTCATTATTGAACTCAA
This window encodes:
- the esyt3 gene encoding extended synaptotagmin-3, with product MASAGQMYPSGAAEGAGPGESLAVPGSSERLNSSAVNRILMEFLMYFGRAVFVFYPVYLTGYLGLSVSWVLLCMMMVTWWKKNRQWKDVRIGTAIDFVDNETHVVNKELRSALQMASWVHFPDVEKVDWVNKVLEQAWPFFGMYMEKLLKESIQPTVRLSSPALKMFTFTKVHFGHIPLRITGMKAYTHEVDQREVVLDLNICYEGDVDIDAVVKEPITAGVKGLKLKGMLRVILEPLIGQAPLVGGVTFFFIRRPTLEINWTGMTNLLDSPAFSSLSEETIMDIIASLMVLPNRMCVPLIDQVKVDQMRFPLPRGVVRVHLLEARDLVAKDTYMMGLVKGKSDPYATVRVGNRHFKSKVVKENLHPRWNEVYEFVVHEAPGQELEVELFDEDTDKDDFIGSYHLDLGEVKREKEMDQWFTLEGVQNGEVHLKLQWFSLKSDPSLLMETSSGHACAMLALYLDNASNLPRDHKEIDEHHRHGKPSKEARLTKRTAAPNSFVEFAVDEEVQKSKVVYASKDPVWEEGFTFFVHDISTQQLTVQVKEHEKKTQLGVLNLPLSRLLNASDMTVDQRFPLERSGANSQIKLKATLRILTLEKPPPKVILNPPPQVKGGPQSNQGGNVPESSAAQLSSPTQAADSHNGLHEDYSAHRRDSSLASETLRSNPYASNMRRFDSHSLLSENSIASSRFDISEGASYPEAIRKHQGSFGEIHLTVRYATLRNKLIIMVNGCRNLFRCSENGTDSYVRLYLLPDQTWRHRKKTHVRKRTVNPVFNEKFEFDVSLEEAQTRKLDVAVKNNKMFYTRERKDIGMVMIDFSQMDLTKGIAQWFELTLPGLNKSS